In a single window of the Elaeis guineensis isolate ETL-2024a chromosome 4, EG11, whole genome shotgun sequence genome:
- the LOC105044159 gene encoding protein SPA, chloroplastic isoform X1: MAMAPWVPSLRSSFLLSSPHPKLFHSFKPPITVKRQSVASYPRIKALELDQNTLVAISVGLVSVAVGIGIPVFYETQIDNAAKRDNTQPCFPCNGSGARSNNDNHILKAQLTDRYSGFTWKALKMSHLPEQCRFCTGTGSVTVVLGGGETEVSRCINCEGAGTLTCTTCQGTGIQPRYLDRREFKDDD; this comes from the exons ATGGCCATGGCGCCTTGGGTTCCCAGCCTGCgctcctccttcctcctctcctcTCCCCACCCGAAGCTCTTCCACTCTTTCAAACCCCCCATCACCGTAAAACGCCAGTCCGTCGCCTCCTATCCCCGCATCAAAGCCCTCGAGCTCGACCAGAACACG CTCGTAGCCATCTCCGTTGGGCTCGTCAGCGTCGCGGTGGGCATCGGCATCCCTGTGTTCTACGAGACTCAGATAGATAATGCT GCTAAGCGGGATAATACACAGCCTTGCTTCCCATGTAATGGTTCTGGTGCTC GTTCTAACAATGACAATCACATTTTGAAGGCTCAACTAACTGATAGGTATTCTGGTTTCACATGGAAGGCATTGAAAATGTCACATCTGCCAG AACAATGCAGGTTTTGCACTGGAACGGGTAGTGTGACTGTAGTTCTTGGGGGAGGCGAAACTGAAGTCTCACGATGCATCAATTGTGAAGGTGCTGGCACGTTAACATGCACCACATGCCAAGGCACTGGAATCCAACCACGATATCTGGATCGCAG GGAGTTTAAGGATGATGATTGA
- the LOC105044159 gene encoding protein SPA, chloroplastic isoform X2 codes for MAMAPWVPSLRSSFLLSSPHPKLFHSFKPPITVKRQSVASYPRIKALELDQNTLVAISVGLVSVAVGIGIPVFYETQIDNAAKRDNTQPCFPCNGSGAQQCRFCTGTGSVTVVLGGGETEVSRCINCEGAGTLTCTTCQGTGIQPRYLDRREFKDDD; via the exons ATGGCCATGGCGCCTTGGGTTCCCAGCCTGCgctcctccttcctcctctcctcTCCCCACCCGAAGCTCTTCCACTCTTTCAAACCCCCCATCACCGTAAAACGCCAGTCCGTCGCCTCCTATCCCCGCATCAAAGCCCTCGAGCTCGACCAGAACACG CTCGTAGCCATCTCCGTTGGGCTCGTCAGCGTCGCGGTGGGCATCGGCATCCCTGTGTTCTACGAGACTCAGATAGATAATGCT GCTAAGCGGGATAATACACAGCCTTGCTTCCCATGTAATGGTTCTGGTGCTC AACAATGCAGGTTTTGCACTGGAACGGGTAGTGTGACTGTAGTTCTTGGGGGAGGCGAAACTGAAGTCTCACGATGCATCAATTGTGAAGGTGCTGGCACGTTAACATGCACCACATGCCAAGGCACTGGAATCCAACCACGATATCTGGATCGCAG GGAGTTTAAGGATGATGATTGA